From Megalobrama amblycephala isolate DHTTF-2021 linkage group LG24, ASM1881202v1, whole genome shotgun sequence, the proteins below share one genomic window:
- the tbx18 gene encoding LOW QUALITY PROTEIN: T-box transcription factor TBX18 (The sequence of the model RefSeq protein was modified relative to this genomic sequence to represent the inferred CDS: inserted 1 base in 1 codon): MAEKRRSPCTMSLKAHAFSVEALIGTEKKRKLEEDNENCFEEVNEVSSLTESPQPQTRRTCPSTRSCDIDCASDESPESEDVLLDSPQPAPQGAQLLAQSGTSSGEEMRVDLQGSDLWKRFHEIGTEMIITKAGRRMFPAMRVKIAGLDPHQQYYIAMDIVPVDNKRYRYVYHSSKWMVAGNADSPVPPRVYIHPDSPASGETWMRQVISFDKLKLTNNELDDQGHIILHSMHKYQPRVHVIRKECGEEXSPVKAVPTGDGVKAFSFPETVFTTVTAYQNQQITRLKIDRNPFAKGFRDSGRNRMGLEALVESYAFWRPSLRTLTFEDIPGITKQGAAGSHGVVGSSAHTHLLSSSSCSSPTFHLGSGAGPVCDYSTCSRTSHPLHRYAPPLSADSYSRLASPAADAFSTTRSSTYVSGTEGEAFSCAQTGLPIQIHSMPSTTSQLQYLMPGHTHNAFSTNQSTQGSYNGFRLHSPYGLYGYNFSTSPRLATSPEKAAATQSSFLGSSPSGTLTDRQVLSSVDGLHMLSSSQQNLFDSRTLGLTSSTSQVTAHMA; encoded by the exons ATGGCTGAGAAACGACGGTCACCGTGTACTATGAGCCTCAAAGCGCACGCATTCTCGGTAGAAGCGCTTATTGGCacggagaaaaaaagaaagctgGAGGAGGACAACGAAAACTGTTTTGAGGAGGTAAACGAGGTGTCGAGCCTGACAGAAAGTCCGCAACCCCAGACTAGGAGAACTTGTCCCAGCACCAGGAGTTGCGATATAGACTGCGCAAGCGACGAATCCC CGGAGTCTGAGGACGTGTTGTTGGATAGCCCACAGCCTGCACCCCAGGGCGCGCAGCTCCTCGCGCAATCAGGCACGAGCTCCGGAGAGGAGATGCGCGTGGATTTGCAGGGCTCAGACTTATGGAAGCGCTTCCACGAGATAGGAACCGAAATGATCATCACCAAAGCCGGCAG GCGAATGTTTCCCGCGATGAGGGTTAAGATTGCGGGACTGGATCCTCATCAACAGTATTATATTGCGATGGATATTGTTCCTGTCGACAACAAACGGTACAG GTACGTCTACCACAGCTCGAAGTGGATGGTAGCGGGTAACGCCGACTCTCCTGTCCCTCCGCGCGTCTACATCCATCCTGATTCGCCTGCTTCCGGTGAGACGTGGATGCGGCAGGTTATAAGCTTCGACAAACTCAAACTGACCAATAATGAGCTCGACGACCAAGGCCAT ATCATTCTGCACTCCATGCACAAGTACCAGCCCCGTGTCCACGTCATCCGTAAGGAGTGTGGTGAAG CTTCGCCCGTTAAGGCAGTTCCCACTGGGGACGGTGTCAAAGCATTCTCTTTCCCTGAAACTGTCTTCACAACGGTGACTGCATACCAAAACCAACAG ATAACAAGACTGAAGATCGACAGGAATCCATTTGCAAAAGGATtcagagactcaggaagaaatag GATGGGACTAGAGGCTCTGGTTGAGTCGTATGCGTTCTGGCGGCCCTCTCTGAGAACTCTGACATTTGAGGACATCCCTGGAATCACTAAACAAG GTGCAGCTGGTTCTCACGGTGTTGTTGGTTCTtcagcacacacacatctgCTGTCCTCGTCCTCCTGCTCTTCCCCTACATTCCACCTGGGTTCCGGGGCGGGGCCAGTGTGCGATTACTCCACCTGCAGTCGAACAAGCCACCCACTCCACCGCTACGCCCCTCCCCTCTCCGCAGACTCCTACAGTCGACTGGCCAGCCCCGCAGCAGATGCGTTTTCCACTACTCGGAGCTCCACGTATGTGAGCGGGACCGAAGGTGAAGCGTTCTCATGCGCACAGACTGGCCTGCCGATCCAGATCCACAGCATGCCAAGCACAACCTCCCAGCTGCAGTACCTAATGCCCGGCCATACCCATAATGCATTTTCCACCAACCAGAGCACACAGGGATCCTATAATGGGTTCCGCCTGCACAGCCCGTATGGTCTCTATGGTTACAACTTCTCCACTTCTCCCCGCTTGGCCACCAGCCCTGAAAAGGCGGCCGCCACGCAAAGTTCATTCCTTGGCTCCTCCCCTAGTGGGACGCTGACGGACAGGCAGGTTCTATCCTCTGTGGACGGTCTGCACATGCTCAGTAGTAGTCAACAGAACCTTTTTGACTCACGGACTTTGGGGCTGACAAGCTCCACCTCCCAGGTGACAGCCCACATGGCTTGA